The DNA window GACGTGAAGGCGGTTTTCGATGGCGTGCAGGCCCAGATCGTCCGTCGCGCCGATGGTTTGCCCGCCTTTGATTCCGCCGCCGGCCATCCACATCGTGAAGCCGCTGGGGTTGTGGTCACGGCCGTCACCCTGTTCGCTCATCGGAGTCCGTCCGAATTCGCCGCCCCAGATGACCACGGTGGATTCCAGCAGGCCGCGTCGCTTCAGGTCCTGCATCAGTCCCGCCACGGGCAGGTCGCTCTGCCGGCACATGGCTCCGTGATTCTTTTCGATGGCGGAGTGTGAATCCCATTTGCTGCCGGCACCGTGATAGAGCTGGACGAACCGCACGCCGCGTTCGACGAGTCGCCGGGCCAGCAGGCACTGGCGCCCGAACGTCGCGCAGTGCTTGTCGTCCAGGCCGTACAGTTTTTGTGTTTCTTCGGTTTCCGTGGACAGATCCACGGCTTCCGGAGCCGACGCCTGCATTCGAAACGCCAGTTCGTAACCTTTGATGCGTGCGTCCAGTTCCGACTGCTGAGGCCGTCGTTCGGCATGTCGGCGGTTCAGAATTTCCAGCGCTTTCAGTTTTCGCCGCTGCCGGTCGGCGGATTCGTGTTCCGGACGAGACAGGTCAGACACCGGTTCGCCCGTCGCGTTGAACTGAACTCCCTGATATACAGCGGGCATGAATCCGGTGCCCCAGTTGCGCGAGCCGTTGACGACTTCGGTGGCGGTGTCCTGCATGACGACAAACGCGGGAAGGTTGCTGTTTTCGGTTCCCAGCCCGTAGTTCACCCACGCTCCCAGCGACGGCCGGCCGGCGATCGGCGAACCAGTGTTCATCGAACAAACTCCGCCGGCGTGGTTGATTCCGTTGCTCCAGCAGCTTCGAATCACGGCCAGATCGTCGGCGCATTTCGCGGTGTGAGGCAGCCAGTCGGAAATCCACAGGCCGCTGTCGCCGTGCTGAGCCCAGCGGCGCTTCGATGCCAGAATCGGAGCCTTCGCTTCACCCATCGCCAGGATCGGCGTTTCGTACGAATCGGGCAGAGGCTGACCGGCCAGCTTATTCATCAGCGGTTTCGGATCGAACAGGTCAACGTGGCTCGGCCCGCCTTCCATGAACAGAAAGATGACGCTTTTGGCCTGAACGCGGCGGTGAGCCTGCAGAGCCGCCGTGTTGGTTTCTCCGGCCGCGCTTTCGGCAAGCAATGCGGCCAGCGGAAGTGCTCCAAATCCGGCTCCGGCTGTCAGCAGCATTTCCCGGCGCGATTGAAATCTGTGGATGGTCATGCGTGATGCCTTAGTCAACGTAGACAAACTCATTCGAATTCAGCAGGACGTGGCACAGGTCGGCCAGCGGCGATTCCAGAGGTGCCGCCGCATCGGCGTTCGCGTCGGCGTTCGCATCGGACGAACCCGACGCGGTTCTTAACTGTGCGAGCATTTCCGTGGCCAGCGATGTTTCATCAGCGGTCGGCGGTCGGTCGTACGCCAGTTGGAACGCTCGTGCGATGACGACAGCAGGATCGTCGCTGTTGGTTTCGTCGAGCACTCGTCCGGCCATTGCGGCTGCGCGAGCACGCGCCCATTCGCCGTTCATCAACTGCAGTGCCTGAGTCGGCGTGGTTGTGACCGAACGCTTCGGAATGCTGTTCAGCCCGTCGACTCCGTCCAGCGACTTCAGCAGCCGTTCCGGACGATTGCGGATCGCCCTCAGATCCAGCGACCGACGCAGGCTGGTTTGTTCCACCGACGGCCCTCCCTGTTCTGACAACAGCTCGCCGGAAACAGACAGCATCGCGTCACGAATCTGCTCGGCCGCCAGCCGGCGGATGCGAAAACGCCAGCGAAGGCGGTTGCCGGGATCGATGTGTTCCGCTGCCTGCGCGTCCGGATGAAACGACGACATCTGCCAGGTGGCGGAGTTCAGAATCTGCCGATGCAGCCACTTAATTCTCCAGCCGTTTTGCACGAGGCTGGAAGCCAGCCAGTCCAGGAGTTCCGGGTGAGTCGGTTCGCCGCCGAGTGAACCGAAGTCGCTGGCGGTTTCGACGATGCCGGTGCCGAAATGCTGCTGCCAGATTCGGTTCACGATCACGCGGGACGTCAGCGGGTTGTCAGGCCGAACGATCCAGTCGGCCAGCGCGGTTCTTTGTCCCGTGGAATCGGCCAGCGGCTTTGGATCGAACGGCTGCGGCGTGATGATCGTAAATCCGCCCGCCGGAATGACGCGGCGTTTGGGGTCTGCCGCCAGATGGATCTGCGCAGGCACCGCGCTGACGTCTGCGATCGTGAACGCGGTTGGCAGCTTCAGCGGCGCATCGCCCGCGACTTCCTTCAGCCTGGCTTCCAGTTCTTCCAGCTTTTTCTTGTCATTGTCGCTGAACTTCATCCGTTCGATTTCGAAGTCCACCTGGCGTTTGACCAGGTCGGAGATCTGTTGTTCCAGCGGCGTTCGGTCGGCGGGGGCTTTCGCGTACAGAGCCTGGATGTCTTCCGTGAACTTGGGAACCGCAATGTTCCACGCCTTCTGCAGATATGGCTTCCACACAGCGTCGATTTCTGCGCGAATTTCGGTGCCTTTGGCCAGCCACGCGGCGTATTCGGCGTCGTAGCGGTCTCGCGCATCGCGGTCCGCGGCGGGAATGTCGTCACGCGGAATCACGGAACCAAAAGCCGCCTGCATCCGGAAATAATCCGCCTGCAGGATCGGATCGAACTTGTGGTCGTGGCAGCGAGCACACGCGATTCCCACTCCCAGAAACGCTTCACCGGTGACGTCAGTGATCTGGTTCAGAATGTCCTGCCACTGAGTCCGGGCGTCTCGCTGGTTGTATTCGTACAAGTACGTCCGCAGAAACCCGGTCGCCACCAGCGCATCGGCTCGGTCCGGCGCGATTTCGTCACCGGCAATTTGTTCGCGGACGAATTCGTCGTACGGCTTGTCGTCGTTGAAGGAATTGACGACGTAGTCTCGGTATCGCCAGGCCGTCGGCCGGTAGAAGTCGGCGCGAAAACCGTCGGATTCCGCATACCGCACCACGTCCAGCCAGTGTCGTCCCCAGTGTTCGCCGTAACGCGGATCCGCCAGCAGCCGATCGACCAGTTGCGGCCAGACGGTGTCGAAGTTCGCGTCGGAAAGTTCGGCGACTTCTTCCGGCGTCGGCGGGACTCCCAGGACGTCAAAGTAGAGGCGTCGGACGAGTTCCCGCGGTGTCGCGCGCGGCGCCGGAACAATTCCGCTGTGCTGCAGCCGCGCGGCGACGAACGAATCGACGTCCGTGCGACTCCAGCCCGATCCGGCATCCGGAACTGTCGGCTGTACGACCGGCTGAAGACTCCAGAAGCCGCGTTCCTCTTCGGTAAACGCGGCTCCTTCAAGTCGCACGGATTTTCCGTCTACAACCGGCCACGCCGCGCCGTCGGCGATCCAGCGTTCCAGATTCGCGATCTGCTCGGCGGTCAGCGGATCGTCGGGAGGCATCTGCAG is part of the Planctomycetaceae bacterium genome and encodes:
- a CDS encoding DUF1501 domain-containing protein produces the protein MTIHRFQSRREMLLTAGAGFGALPLAALLAESAAGETNTAALQAHRRVQAKSVIFLFMEGGPSHVDLFDPKPLMNKLAGQPLPDSYETPILAMGEAKAPILASKRRWAQHGDSGLWISDWLPHTAKCADDLAVIRSCWSNGINHAGGVCSMNTGSPIAGRPSLGAWVNYGLGTENSNLPAFVVMQDTATEVVNGSRNWGTGFMPAVYQGVQFNATGEPVSDLSRPEHESADRQRRKLKALEILNRRHAERRPQQSELDARIKGYELAFRMQASAPEAVDLSTETEETQKLYGLDDKHCATFGRQCLLARRLVERGVRFVQLYHGAGSKWDSHSAIEKNHGAMCRQSDLPVAGLMQDLKRRGLLESTVVIWGGEFGRTPMSEQGDGRDHNPSGFTMWMAGGGIKGGQTIGATDDLGLHAIENRLHVHDLHATVMWLLGLNHRDIVYYDKGRPERIDQNDGQP
- a CDS encoding PSD1 and planctomycete cytochrome C domain-containing protein, which codes for MPKPVVTLLLIACSISLPALAQESSPAESAADNAARERFFETTIRPLLHAKCVKCHGENKQESGLRLDSLEGLLQGGDSGAAATPGQPTESLLLQAVRYESLQMPPDDPLTAEQIANLERWIADGAAWPVVDGKSVRLEGAAFTEEERGFWSLQPVVQPTVPDAGSGWSRTDVDSFVAARLQHSGIVPAPRATPRELVRRLYFDVLGVPPTPEEVAELSDANFDTVWPQLVDRLLADPRYGEHWGRHWLDVVRYAESDGFRADFYRPTAWRYRDYVVNSFNDDKPYDEFVREQIAGDEIAPDRADALVATGFLRTYLYEYNQRDARTQWQDILNQITDVTGEAFLGVGIACARCHDHKFDPILQADYFRMQAAFGSVIPRDDIPAADRDARDRYDAEYAAWLAKGTEIRAEIDAVWKPYLQKAWNIAVPKFTEDIQALYAKAPADRTPLEQQISDLVKRQVDFEIERMKFSDNDKKKLEELEARLKEVAGDAPLKLPTAFTIADVSAVPAQIHLAADPKRRVIPAGGFTIITPQPFDPKPLADSTGQRTALADWIVRPDNPLTSRVIVNRIWQQHFGTGIVETASDFGSLGGEPTHPELLDWLASSLVQNGWRIKWLHRQILNSATWQMSSFHPDAQAAEHIDPGNRLRWRFRIRRLAAEQIRDAMLSVSGELLSEQGGPSVEQTSLRRSLDLRAIRNRPERLLKSLDGVDGLNSIPKRSVTTTPTQALQLMNGEWARARAAAMAGRVLDETNSDDPAVVIARAFQLAYDRPPTADETSLATEMLAQLRTASGSSDANADANADAAAPLESPLADLCHVLLNSNEFVYVD